A window of Microbispora hainanensis genomic DNA:
GTGCCCGTCGTCGACGGCGAGGGCCACGTGGTCGGTGTGGTCTCCGAGGCCGATCTGCTGCGCAAGGAGGAGTTCCGCGAGCAGTACTACCGCGAGGGCTACCGCCCGCCGCTACGCGCCCGCCTGCGCGAGGCCATGGGGCACCGGGCCGCCAGGGTCCAGGAGCGGGCCCGTGGGGCGACCGCCGCCGAGCTCATGTCCGCCCCCGCGATCACCACCCGGCCGTACACCAGCGTGGTCAGCGCCGCACGCGAGATGACCCGGCACGGGGTCAAGCGCCTGCCCGTCGTGGACGACGAGGGCGTGCTCGTGGGCATCGTCAGCCGCCACGACCTGCTCAAGGTCCTCGCCCGCGCGGACGCGGACATCGCCCGCGAGGTGCGCGAGGACGTCATCGGCAACTGCCTGTGGGCCGACCTGTCGGGCGTCGAGCTGTCGGTGTCGGAAGGCGTCGTGACGCTC
This region includes:
- a CDS encoding CBS domain-containing protein, which gives rise to MHMKVRDVMTSEVASVNGSTPFRDVAEVLIAHEVSAVPVVDGEGHVVGVVSEADLLRKEEFREQYYREGYRPPLRARLREAMGHRAARVQERARGATAAELMSAPAITTRPYTSVVSAAREMTRHGVKRLPVVDDEGVLVGIVSRHDLLKVLARADADIAREVREDVIGNCLWADLSGVELSVSEGVVTLTGSLERRSQARVLTRMVERTNGVIGVVDRLEWKEDDVGPWEEP